One Tachysurus vachellii isolate PV-2020 chromosome 8, HZAU_Pvac_v1, whole genome shotgun sequence genomic window carries:
- the gpr45 gene encoding high-affinity lysophosphatidic acid receptor, producing MSVCNASSVELCGLPGPTEPELQVVETSLIPVVIRVALAAIMIFMITIGFLGNSIVCLIVYQKPAMRSAINLLLATLAFSDIMLSLLCMPFTAVTVASTDWSFGVGFCRASVMLYWFFVLEGVSILLIISVDRFFIIVQRKDKLTPHRAKVLIASSWALSFCVALPSLISWRTGIIIKRVPQCILGYSDSLAERGYMVLLAVAVFFVPFGVMLYSYMCILNTVRRNALRIHTHVAEDCAGLKLGLTGLQRPPQVNVDMSFKTRAFTTILILFIGFSVCWLPHTVVSLMAVFSRRFYFSPAFYPVSIGALWLSYLKAVFNPVIYCWRIRKFREACLDFMPKTCRLCPKVPGRSHRRIRPSNIYICSSETQSAV from the coding sequence ATGTCTGTATGTAATGCCAGCTCTGTGGaactatgtggcctgcctggACCAACAGAGCCTGAGCTGCAGGTGGTTGAGACTAGTTTAATTCCTGTTGTGATAAGGGTGGCTTTAGCTGCCATCATGATCTTCATGATCACTATTGGTTTCTTGGGCAATTCAATAGTGTGTTTGATCGTCTATCAAAAGCCGGCAATGCGATCAGCTATCAACCTGCTTCTAGCCACGCTAGCCTTTTCAGACATTATGCTCTCTCTGCTGTGTATGCCTTTCACTGCGGTAACTGTGGCCTCCACGGACTGGAGTTTCGGAGTAGGATTCTGCCGAGCGTCTGTCATGCTTTACTGGTTCTTTGTTCTGGAGGGTGTCTCCATCCTGCTCATCATCAGCGTGGATCGTTTTTTCATCATCGTGCAGAGGAAGGACAAGTTAACTCCACATCGTGCCAAAGTTCTGATCGCATCCTCATGGGCTCTCTCCTTTTGTGTGGCACTTCCATCACTTATAAGCTGGAGGACAGGTATCATCATAAAACGGGTGCCGCAGTGCATCCTGGGATATAGTGATTCACTGGCAGAACGGGGTTACATGGTTCTGTTAGCAGTAGCAGTTTTCTTTGTTCCGTTTGGTGTCATGCTGTATTCCTACATGTGCATTCTGAACACAGTGCGACGAAACGCGCTGCGCATCCACACCCATGTTGCTGAAGACTGTGCAGGGCTTAAGCTGGGTCTTACAGGTCTGCAGCGCCCCCCACAGGTCAACGTGGACATGAGCTTCAAAACAAGGGCCTTCACCaccatcctcatcctcttcatTGGCTTCTCAGTGTGTTGGTTGCCTCATACTGTAGTGAGCTTAATGGCTGTTTTCAGTCGCCGCTTCTACTTCAGTCCAGCATTTTATCCAGTCAGCATAGGGGCTCTGTGGCTCAGTTACCTAAAAGCTGTATTTAACCCTGTCATCTACTGCTGGAGGATCCGCAAATTTCGTGAAGCCTGTTTAGATTTCATGCCCAAGACTTGCAGGCTGTGCCCCAAAGTTCCTGGTCGAAGTCACAGGCGTATACGACCCAGCAATATTTATATCTGTAGCAGTGAGACCCAGTCTGCTGTTTAA